Proteins from a single region of Chryseomicrobium sp. FSL W7-1435:
- the ndk gene encoding nucleoside-diphosphate kinase — MEKTFLMVKPDGVQRNLIGEIVGRFEKKGFQLVGAKLMQIPTELAKEHYGEHKERPFFGELVEFITSGPVFAMVWEGENAISTARLMMGATNPKDSAPGTVRGDFAVTVGKNIIHGSDSAESAEREIGLFFKQEELVTYTKSSNDWIN; from the coding sequence ATGGAAAAAACATTTTTAATGGTAAAACCTGATGGCGTTCAACGTAACCTAATTGGTGAAATCGTTGGCCGTTTTGAGAAAAAAGGATTCCAACTTGTTGGAGCAAAATTAATGCAAATCCCAACTGAACTTGCAAAAGAGCATTACGGCGAGCATAAAGAGCGCCCATTCTTCGGAGAGCTTGTTGAGTTCATCACTTCAGGTCCAGTATTTGCTATGGTATGGGAAGGCGAAAACGCTATCTCAACTGCACGTCTTATGATGGGTGCTACAAACCCTAAAGATTCTGCTCCTGGTACTGTACGCGGAGATTTCGCTGTAACTGTTGGGAAAAACATCATTCATGGTTCAGATTCTGCTGAGTCTGCTGAGCGTGAAATTGGTTTATTCTTCAAACAAGAAGAATTAGTTACTTACACAAAATCATCAAACGACTGGATTAACTAA
- a CDS encoding prephenate dehydrogenase, with translation MKTKVVVVGLGLIGGSLSLALRRNPECHVIGFDVDANTVRTARRLDVIDEMAYSLARSVREADIVIFATPVNTTKELLQEANKWTMKPDAYIVDTGSTKKEIVDLANELELPFIGGHPMAGSHKSGVEAARAHLFENAYFVLCPSTKSSKEQLAAFKQLLAPTKAKVVEVTAEEHDEMTATVSHFPHLVASSLVHQLAAKSKNPLTKRLAAGGFRDTTRIASANPVMWRDITLQNRDQLLDQLDSWLEEMQRVRELVAKGDATAIEKYYVVAKQERDVLPIHTQGALYSTFDLYIDVPDYPGVISEVTGLLATHKISILNIRIIETRDDLFGILVISMQSDEDRERAMDCIHQETSYETYIA, from the coding sequence ATGAAAACGAAAGTAGTTGTCGTCGGACTTGGTTTAATCGGTGGAAGCTTATCGCTAGCTCTCCGGAGAAATCCAGAGTGTCATGTAATTGGTTTTGATGTCGATGCCAATACTGTCCGAACAGCACGAAGACTTGATGTGATCGATGAAATGGCCTACTCGCTTGCACGCTCTGTGCGTGAAGCCGACATCGTGATTTTTGCGACTCCGGTCAATACAACAAAAGAATTGCTACAAGAGGCTAATAAGTGGACGATGAAGCCAGATGCTTATATTGTCGACACGGGAAGTACGAAAAAAGAGATTGTCGACTTGGCAAATGAATTGGAGTTACCATTTATCGGTGGCCATCCAATGGCGGGTTCCCACAAAAGTGGAGTGGAAGCAGCGCGAGCGCACCTGTTCGAGAATGCTTATTTTGTTTTATGTCCCTCTACTAAAAGTTCAAAAGAACAACTAGCGGCGTTCAAACAACTCCTGGCTCCTACTAAAGCTAAAGTGGTAGAAGTGACCGCTGAAGAGCATGATGAGATGACGGCCACTGTTAGTCATTTCCCACATCTTGTGGCATCCTCTCTTGTTCACCAGTTGGCAGCAAAATCAAAAAACCCACTGACAAAGCGTTTGGCAGCCGGAGGATTTCGTGATACAACACGTATTGCTTCTGCAAATCCTGTCATGTGGAGAGACATTACACTGCAAAACCGTGATCAACTCTTGGATCAATTAGATAGTTGGTTAGAAGAGATGCAACGTGTGAGAGAGTTGGTTGCTAAAGGTGATGCTACGGCTATCGAAAAGTATTACGTAGTGGCGAAGCAAGAACGTGATGTGTTGCCGATTCACACACAAGGAGCATTGTATAGTACCTTTGACCTTTACATAGATGTCCCTGATTATCCAGGTGTGATTTCTGAAGTGACTGGTCTATTGGCAACTCACAAGATTAGTATTCTAAACATCCGTATTATTGAGACTCGTGATGATTTGTTTGGTATTTTAGTTATCAGTATGCAGTCAGATGAAGATCGCGAGCGAGCGATGGACTGTATTCATCAAGAAACATCTTATGAAACGTATATAGCGTAA
- the aroC gene encoding chorismate synthase translates to MRYLTAGESHGPQLTTIVEGLPSQLEISIEKLNDSLRRRQGGHGRGRRMQIEKDLVEITAGVRHGKSLGSPICLQVTNDDWKHWTHIMGIEPPEDDAEVKRQISRPRPGHADLVGGIKYNHRDLRNVLERSSARETTVRVAAGALAKQLLEQLDIHVTAYVTTIGGIHADRSIPEALQASEIAERAAANPVYCLDEEVSKEMVSAIDAAKKAGDTIGGVVEVRVTGMPPGVGSYVHYDRKLDARLAFAMMSINAFKGVELGLGFEMANLPGSQVHDQIRYNEQEGYTRETNRLGGTEGGMSTGMPLVVRGVMKPIPTLYKPLESVDIDTKEVFKASIERSDACAVPAASVVAEHVIAWEVAQALLDTFPADHLDQLRTAVNERRKAAKEF, encoded by the coding sequence TTGCGTTACTTAACTGCTGGAGAGTCTCATGGACCTCAACTAACAACTATTGTCGAAGGGTTGCCTTCACAACTTGAGATTTCAATTGAAAAACTAAATGATTCATTGCGCAGACGCCAAGGCGGTCATGGACGTGGACGCCGCATGCAAATTGAAAAAGATTTAGTCGAAATAACTGCAGGTGTTCGTCATGGGAAATCTTTAGGTTCTCCCATCTGTCTGCAAGTCACAAACGATGACTGGAAGCACTGGACACACATCATGGGTATTGAACCTCCGGAAGATGATGCAGAGGTCAAGCGACAAATTTCACGCCCCCGCCCAGGGCATGCAGATCTTGTTGGTGGAATAAAATACAACCACCGCGATTTACGCAATGTACTTGAACGTTCTTCTGCACGTGAAACAACTGTGCGGGTAGCTGCTGGCGCACTAGCAAAACAACTACTAGAACAATTAGATATTCACGTGACGGCTTATGTGACAACAATTGGTGGTATTCATGCAGACCGTTCGATACCAGAAGCGCTACAGGCTTCTGAAATTGCGGAACGTGCAGCAGCCAATCCGGTCTATTGCCTAGACGAAGAAGTATCAAAAGAAATGGTTTCAGCCATTGATGCTGCGAAAAAGGCAGGAGATACAATCGGTGGGGTCGTTGAAGTTCGTGTTACGGGAATGCCTCCAGGTGTTGGAAGCTACGTCCATTACGATCGTAAACTCGATGCCCGTCTTGCGTTTGCAATGATGAGTATCAATGCATTTAAAGGTGTGGAGCTCGGTCTTGGATTTGAAATGGCCAACCTTCCAGGTAGTCAAGTGCATGATCAAATTCGTTACAACGAGCAGGAAGGCTATACGCGTGAAACGAATCGTCTTGGCGGAACAGAAGGTGGCATGTCAACAGGTATGCCTCTTGTCGTAAGAGGCGTGATGAAGCCAATCCCGACTTTATACAAACCCCTTGAAAGTGTGGATATTGATACAAAAGAAGTATTCAAAGCAAGTATCGAACGTTCAGATGCATGTGCCGTACCAGCAGCTTCTGTTGTAGCAGAGCATGTGATTGCTTGGGAAGTCGCTCAGGCACTTCTAGATACGTTCCCTGCAGATCACTTAGATCAATTGCGAACTGCTGTTAACGAGCGTCGTAAGGCTGCAAAGGAGTTTTAA
- the hisC gene encoding histidinol-phosphate transaminase, whose product MKFKKQLAGLQAYKPGRTMEEVKKQFGLNQVIKLASNENPLGSSPKVREYLATQSIDFALYPDGYAQTIRDAVAEHLTVKPTQLIFGNGSDEVILLVARALLSPEVNTIAADITFSQYAHNAKIEGADFIAVPLKEDGTHDLETMLQKVTDQTAVVWICNPNNPTGSLTPSSAIYSFLQKAPNDVLVVLDEAYFEYVDSEDYINPLQWLEEFPNLLILRTFSKAYGLAAFRIGYGIGSEQVIAQLEPTREPFNNTTLSQDVAQVALQDQQFITYTIEQNKQEKQRYVAFCDKHGLSYYPTQTNFILIDIQQDSDEAFQYLMSKGYIVRSGNALGLPGTLRITIGTPEQNEGLLNELEHLVLKQEV is encoded by the coding sequence TTGAAGTTTAAAAAGCAATTAGCGGGTTTACAGGCATATAAACCAGGCAGAACTATGGAAGAGGTGAAAAAGCAATTCGGTCTAAATCAAGTTATTAAATTAGCCTCTAATGAAAATCCTCTTGGATCATCTCCAAAAGTACGTGAGTATTTGGCCACACAATCTATTGATTTTGCTCTCTATCCAGACGGGTATGCGCAAACGATTCGTGATGCAGTTGCCGAACACTTAACTGTGAAACCTACACAACTGATCTTTGGAAACGGTTCGGATGAAGTGATTTTACTTGTTGCTCGTGCATTATTATCACCTGAAGTGAACACGATTGCGGCAGATATCACGTTCAGCCAATATGCACACAATGCAAAGATTGAAGGAGCGGACTTCATTGCAGTTCCGTTGAAAGAAGATGGCACACACGATTTAGAGACGATGCTTCAAAAAGTAACAGATCAAACAGCAGTCGTGTGGATCTGTAATCCGAATAATCCAACCGGTTCATTGACGCCTTCTTCCGCTATTTATTCATTCCTTCAAAAAGCTCCAAACGATGTTCTTGTCGTCTTGGATGAAGCGTATTTCGAATATGTGGACTCAGAAGACTATATCAATCCACTACAATGGCTTGAGGAATTTCCGAACCTCTTGATTTTACGAACATTCTCAAAAGCATACGGATTAGCAGCTTTCCGTATAGGATACGGAATTGGTTCAGAACAAGTGATTGCGCAGTTAGAGCCGACTCGTGAACCATTCAACAATACAACACTAAGTCAAGACGTGGCACAAGTGGCACTTCAAGACCAGCAGTTTATTACGTATACAATTGAACAAAATAAACAAGAAAAACAGCGCTACGTAGCGTTCTGTGACAAACACGGTCTAAGCTATTACCCAACGCAGACAAACTTTATATTGATTGACATTCAACAAGACAGTGATGAAGCATTCCAGTACTTGATGTCTAAAGGCTACATTGTACGAAGTGGTAACGCACTTGGCCTTCCTGGAACATTGCGCATCACAATTGGAACACCGGAACAAAATGAAGGACTCTTAAATGAGTTGGAGCACCTAGTTTTAAAACAGGAAGTGTGA
- the aroB gene encoding 3-dehydroquinate synthase: MELTIHTTNTSYPVILMQGALQSISKVLPTDYDQLVVFADQHVWTLHGEEFREQLDVDFNLHLVRSGESTKTLVSYEQSMTFLLENNVSRKSVILAFGGGAIGDFAGFVAATYMRGIPFIQIPTTILAHDSAVGGKTGINHSLGKNMIGAFHQPLGVLYDPKFLATLPDSEVRSGFSEVIKHAFLSDAVWANELQSVTSITKLRSLDWQSELAKGIQVKAKIVEQDEKETSVRKYLNLGHTYGHALEALAGFGRLKHGEAVAIGLVMTFYLSGLPELASNWFKQLSKLGYPVDAVRQFPIEEILTYIKKDKKNSGSDIQFVLLHDIGEPYVAIVHEEAIRMAHDRLVNLVEEERT; this comes from the coding sequence ATGGAACTAACCATTCACACTACGAACACTTCTTATCCCGTGATTTTAATGCAAGGGGCTCTTCAATCGATTTCTAAAGTATTGCCTACTGACTATGATCAATTGGTTGTATTTGCCGATCAGCATGTCTGGACGCTTCATGGCGAAGAATTTAGAGAACAACTTGACGTTGACTTCAACCTACACCTTGTTCGTTCAGGAGAGTCCACAAAAACGCTAGTAAGCTATGAGCAATCAATGACATTCTTGCTTGAGAACAATGTCTCAAGAAAGTCCGTGATTCTTGCGTTCGGCGGAGGGGCTATTGGGGACTTTGCTGGTTTTGTTGCGGCGACTTATATGAGAGGTATCCCTTTTATTCAAATCCCTACGACTATTCTTGCACATGACAGTGCTGTTGGAGGAAAGACTGGCATTAACCATAGTCTCGGAAAGAACATGATTGGTGCGTTTCATCAACCACTCGGTGTTCTGTATGACCCAAAGTTTTTAGCAACGCTGCCGGATAGTGAAGTGCGCTCTGGGTTCTCAGAGGTCATCAAACACGCGTTTCTTTCAGATGCGGTATGGGCGAATGAGCTTCAGTCGGTTACTTCCATCACAAAATTGCGAAGTCTAGATTGGCAGTCTGAGCTCGCAAAAGGCATCCAAGTAAAAGCGAAAATTGTCGAACAAGACGAAAAAGAAACATCCGTGCGCAAGTATCTCAACCTTGGTCATACGTATGGTCATGCGTTAGAAGCTCTTGCCGGGTTCGGCCGGTTAAAGCATGGAGAAGCCGTTGCCATTGGACTTGTCATGACATTTTACTTGAGTGGACTTCCCGAGCTTGCATCCAACTGGTTCAAGCAGCTTTCTAAGCTTGGCTATCCAGTAGATGCTGTACGCCAATTTCCTATAGAAGAAATCTTAACGTATATCAAAAAAGACAAAAAAAATAGCGGCAGTGACATTCAGTTTGTACTTTTGCATGACATCGGTGAGCCCTATGTGGCTATCGTACATGAAGAAGCGATTCGAATGGCACATGACCGTTTAGTGAACTTAGTAGAGGAGGAGCGAACATGA
- the aroH gene encoding chorismate mutase, translating to MIRGVRGATTIPVDQADQILIATQELAMEMARANAIQAEDVASVIISTTPDVISAFPAKAVRTIKGWEYVPVMCMHEMSVAESLPRCIRIMMHVNTTVAQNQVEHIYLNEAVTLRPDLVKK from the coding sequence ATGATACGAGGAGTGCGAGGAGCAACTACAATCCCAGTTGATCAGGCCGACCAAATTCTTATCGCTACTCAAGAGCTTGCGATGGAAATGGCACGCGCAAATGCTATTCAAGCCGAGGATGTGGCGTCTGTTATTATTTCCACAACCCCTGATGTCATTTCAGCTTTTCCAGCAAAAGCTGTACGAACGATCAAAGGGTGGGAGTATGTACCGGTTATGTGCATGCATGAAATGTCCGTTGCCGAGAGTCTGCCACGATGCATTCGAATAATGATGCATGTCAATACAACAGTAGCTCAAAACCAAGTAGAACATATATACTTGAATGAGGCAGTGACATTGCGCCCAGACTTAGTGAAGAAATGA
- a CDS encoding polyprenyl synthetase family protein encodes MDKLKLKALYADLRPDLDQVEMELSNCVSSDAPPLTEASLHLLEAGGKRIRPVFVLLSAKFGDFSIDRLKHVAVPVELIHMASLVHDDVIDDADTRRGRATVKAEWNNRMAMYTGDFLFSKAIASLSQIQSSYAHKLLADTMVELCIGEIEQVEDKRLYNLTSRDYLRRIRRKTALLISVSCELGALASGVDEKTRVHLRNFGYYVGMSFQIVDDILDIVSTDEKLGKPAGSDLLLGNITLPVVYARNEASVAKLLERIQSGDTSEETRHELLAILRKSDGLEKAKRISNLYLEKAMAELKNLPNCTAKRSLQNIALFMSKRKF; translated from the coding sequence GTGGACAAGTTGAAATTAAAAGCCTTATATGCCGATTTACGACCTGATCTGGATCAAGTTGAAATGGAGCTCAGCAACTGTGTGAGCTCAGATGCTCCTCCTTTAACAGAAGCATCACTCCATTTACTAGAAGCAGGTGGCAAAAGAATACGTCCCGTATTTGTGTTGTTATCTGCAAAGTTTGGGGATTTTTCAATCGATCGTTTAAAACATGTAGCTGTCCCTGTTGAATTGATTCACATGGCTTCACTCGTACATGATGATGTCATAGATGATGCCGATACACGCAGAGGTCGTGCTACAGTTAAAGCAGAATGGAATAACCGTATGGCAATGTATACGGGTGATTTCTTATTTTCTAAAGCAATTGCCTCTTTGTCGCAAATACAAAGTAGTTATGCCCATAAGCTATTGGCAGATACTATGGTAGAATTGTGCATCGGAGAAATTGAACAGGTGGAAGACAAACGTTTATATAATCTCACTAGTAGAGATTACTTGAGACGTATACGTCGTAAAACGGCTTTGCTTATTAGTGTGTCTTGTGAGCTTGGAGCTTTGGCTTCTGGTGTCGACGAGAAGACACGGGTACATTTGCGGAATTTTGGTTACTATGTCGGGATGTCGTTTCAAATCGTTGACGACATTTTGGATATTGTCTCCACTGACGAAAAACTTGGTAAGCCAGCAGGTAGTGATTTGCTTTTAGGGAATATCACACTGCCCGTGGTATACGCTAGAAATGAGGCTTCTGTTGCTAAGTTGCTCGAGCGCATTCAATCAGGAGATACTTCTGAAGAAACGCGACACGAATTGCTAGCAATCCTCAGAAAATCCGATGGACTTGAAAAAGCAAAACGGATAAGCAATCTTTATTTAGAAAAAGCAATGGCAGAATTAAAGAATCTCCCCAATTGTACAGCAAAACGTTCCTTGCAAAATATTGCTTTGTTTATGAGCAAACGGAAATTTTGA